The Streptomyces sp. NBC_01197 genome window below encodes:
- a CDS encoding YiaA/YiaB family inner membrane protein: protein MSDTPVRQQNTAAYYGQAVASFAVALAAMALGILNLDVNVWVRAFLGLGLLYLTTSAFTLAKVIRDRQEAGQIVTRVDQARLEKLLAEHDPFQKL from the coding sequence ATGAGTGACACACCGGTCAGACAGCAGAACACCGCCGCCTACTACGGCCAGGCCGTCGCATCCTTCGCCGTCGCACTGGCGGCCATGGCCCTTGGCATCCTCAACCTGGACGTCAACGTCTGGGTGCGGGCCTTCCTCGGGCTCGGTCTCCTCTATCTCACGACATCCGCCTTCACTCTCGCCAAGGTCATCAGGGACCGCCAGGAGGCCGGCCAGATCGTGACCAGGGTCGACCAGGCCCGGCTGGAGAAGCTGCTCGCCGAGCACGACCCGTTCCAGAAGCTCTGA
- a CDS encoding TetR/AcrR family transcriptional regulator, giving the protein MSTAEETAGGDEPWAEVSPEAARRLLVAAVEAFAERGYHATTTRDIAGRAGMSPAALYIHYKTKEELLHRISRIGHEKALEILETAADGPGTPAERLAAAVRSFVRWHAGHHMTARVVQYELDALGAEHRTEIVGLRKRSDEAVRRIIDDGVLTGEFDVPYVAGTALAVLSLCIDVSRWFNVEGRSTPDEVGVFYADLVLRMVSARE; this is encoded by the coding sequence ATGAGCACGGCGGAGGAGACGGCGGGCGGCGACGAGCCGTGGGCGGAGGTCAGCCCTGAGGCCGCCAGGCGGCTGCTCGTCGCCGCGGTCGAGGCCTTCGCCGAGCGCGGCTACCACGCGACGACGACCCGCGACATCGCGGGCCGCGCCGGCATGAGCCCGGCCGCCCTCTACATCCACTACAAGACCAAGGAAGAGCTGCTCCACCGGATCAGCCGGATCGGCCACGAGAAGGCCCTGGAGATCCTGGAGACGGCGGCCGACGGCCCGGGCACGCCCGCCGAACGGCTCGCTGCCGCCGTCCGCTCTTTCGTCCGCTGGCACGCCGGGCACCACATGACGGCCCGTGTCGTCCAGTACGAACTCGACGCGCTCGGCGCCGAACACCGCACCGAGATCGTCGGGCTCCGCAAGCGCAGCGACGAGGCCGTCCGCCGCATCATCGACGACGGTGTGCTGACGGGGGAGTTCGACGTCCCGTATGTCGCCGGGACCGCGCTGGCGGTGCTGTCGCTCTGCATCGACGTGTCGCGCTGGTTCAACGTGGAGGGACGCAGCACGCCCGACGAGGTCGGCGTGTTCTACGCCGACCTCGTCCTGCGGATGGTCTCCGCCCGCGAGTAG
- a CDS encoding MaoC family dehydratase, protein MAEPRIFTSADELRAGIGDQLGPSDWLEIDQKRIDLFADATGDHQWIHVDPAKAAAGPFGTTIAHGYLTLSLLPTLVPQIMRVEGMKMGINYGTDKVRFPATVPVGSRLRATAVLTDVSEAGGGVQVTAAVTVEREGGDKPVCVAESVSRYYF, encoded by the coding sequence ATGGCAGAGCCGAGGATCTTCACATCCGCCGATGAGCTGCGCGCCGGGATCGGCGATCAGCTGGGGCCGAGCGACTGGCTGGAGATCGACCAGAAGCGGATCGATCTCTTCGCGGACGCCACGGGCGATCACCAGTGGATCCATGTCGACCCGGCGAAGGCCGCGGCGGGACCGTTCGGCACGACCATCGCGCACGGCTATCTGACCCTGTCCCTGCTGCCCACACTGGTCCCGCAGATCATGCGGGTCGAGGGGATGAAGATGGGCATCAACTACGGCACCGACAAGGTGCGTTTCCCGGCCACGGTGCCGGTGGGCTCCCGGCTGCGCGCCACGGCGGTCCTCACGGACGTGTCCGAGGCGGGCGGGGGCGTGCAGGTGACGGCCGCCGTCACGGTGGAGCGCGAGGGCGGCGACAAGCCGGTGTGCGTGGCGGAGTCGGTCTCCCGCTACTACTTCTGA
- the soxR gene encoding redox-sensitive transcriptional activator SoxR, with protein sequence MPHIPETIQELTVGQLSARSGAAVSALHFYESKGLITSRRTSGNQRRYTREALRRVAFVRAAQRVGIPLATIRSALAELPDERTPNREDWARLSAAWRSELDGRIAQLARIRDHLTDCIGCGCLSLENCILSNPHDMYGERMTGSRLLPGPPDPAGPAPESGTG encoded by the coding sequence GTGCCGCACATTCCAGAGACGATCCAGGAGCTCACGGTCGGCCAGCTCTCCGCGCGGAGTGGCGCCGCCGTCTCCGCCCTGCACTTCTACGAGAGCAAGGGCCTGATCACCAGCCGCAGGACCAGCGGCAACCAGCGCCGCTACACCCGGGAGGCACTGCGCCGTGTGGCCTTCGTCCGCGCGGCGCAGCGGGTGGGCATCCCGCTCGCCACGATCAGAAGCGCGCTCGCCGAGCTGCCCGACGAGCGCACGCCCAACCGCGAGGACTGGGCGCGCCTCTCCGCCGCCTGGCGCTCCGAGCTCGACGGGCGCATCGCCCAGCTCGCCCGCATCCGCGACCATCTCACCGACTGCATCGGCTGCGGCTGCCTGTCCCTTGAGAACTGCATCCTGTCCAACCCGCACGACATGTACGGCGAACGCATGACCGGTTCCAGGCTGCTCCCCGGTCCGCCGGATCCTGCCGGTCCGGCTCCGGAGAGCGGGACCGGCTGA